The proteins below come from a single Rhodococcus sp. WMMA185 genomic window:
- a CDS encoding NAD(P)-dependent alcohol dehydrogenase, which translates to MRASVLVEPGRIEMQERSVPSPGPGDVLVRVASVGICGSDTHFYREGRIGDLVAERPLVLGHESSGAIVAVGAGVSTDRIGQRVSIEPQRPDPETEESRRGLYHLCPHMQFFAAPPIDGALTEYVTIGSGFAHPIPDEMSDDAAALCEPLSVAIATNRKARVTAGARVLVAGAGPIGIATLQTALAFGATEVIVSDLDPQRRDIATKFGAATVLNPREQSVAGLHVDAFIDASGAPSAVSAGIEAVRPAGTVVLVGMGATEMTLPVQTIQNRELVLTGVFRYANTWPTAISLERSGRVDLDSMVTGKFALADAEQALNADRTPGSLKAVVRVQN; encoded by the coding sequence ATGCGCGCGAGCGTGCTCGTCGAGCCCGGACGGATCGAGATGCAGGAACGCAGCGTCCCCTCCCCGGGCCCCGGCGATGTCCTGGTCCGGGTGGCCTCGGTCGGAATTTGTGGGTCCGACACTCACTTCTACCGCGAGGGCCGCATCGGTGACCTCGTGGCCGAGCGCCCGCTCGTGCTGGGCCACGAGTCGTCGGGCGCCATCGTCGCCGTCGGTGCCGGGGTGTCTACCGACAGAATCGGGCAAAGGGTGTCCATCGAACCACAACGTCCCGACCCCGAAACCGAGGAATCCCGACGAGGTCTGTACCACCTCTGCCCGCACATGCAGTTCTTCGCGGCACCACCGATCGACGGTGCCCTGACCGAGTACGTGACCATCGGATCGGGATTCGCGCACCCGATCCCGGACGAGATGTCCGATGACGCGGCAGCGCTGTGCGAGCCGCTGTCGGTGGCCATCGCTACCAACAGGAAGGCCCGAGTGACGGCCGGGGCCCGTGTTCTCGTCGCCGGGGCGGGACCAATCGGCATCGCGACTTTGCAGACCGCTCTCGCATTCGGAGCGACCGAAGTCATCGTCTCTGATCTCGATCCCCAGCGTCGTGACATCGCAACCAAATTCGGTGCGGCTACCGTGCTGAATCCGCGCGAGCAGAGCGTCGCCGGGCTCCACGTGGACGCCTTCATCGACGCCTCCGGCGCCCCTAGCGCGGTCTCGGCCGGGATCGAAGCCGTGCGCCCTGCCGGCACAGTCGTCTTGGTCGGGATGGGCGCAACGGAGATGACGCTGCCTGTCCAGACGATCCAGAACCGCGAGTTGGTGCTGACCGGGGTATTCCGCTACGCCAACACCTGGCCGACGGCGATCTCGCTCGAACGGTCCGGGCGGGTGGATCTCGATTCGATGGTCACCGGGAAATTCGCACTCGCCGATGCCGAGCAAGCCCTGAACGCAGACCGAACACCAGGCAGCTTGAAAGCTGTGGTCCGAGTACAGAACTGA
- a CDS encoding MFS transporter, whose product MNVTVVDAGAAQTGGSVPFRVSGSVASGSVLQALNSSMIAVAIVGIAAQFGSSSGITWVISGLYMATAVCAPIAGKLGALLGARRVYLGGLALVVVGSVVGLLAPTIGWLIFARVLVGIGTATQYPNAMTMIRDYAERYAAEPRSAITILAACSQAVLALGPTLGGLLVGAFGWHSIMWFNLPIAALSAIAVTNFVGGGFVRGVAVSGRQLLHSLDVIGALLSVVLIASMMLFLLSVTTVPLWWLIPVWLVTLAAFIEWERRAEEPFVDVRALARNRALSATLARVLFTYTAFYCIFFGVPQWLQYSRGMGATEAGLTMLPVAGVGFASTFLASRIYARHGVRTTLAVGTCAILVGGLLLASVESSTAPVIVLLLVAVVLGVPNGFNNIGNQNLVNSVTSVEDVGTAIGTYRTVQYVGANLAAAVLATTSGHVIGDDGLHRTGWFIAVVGTILLAGVLTSRNISDRQPADA is encoded by the coding sequence ATGAACGTGACGGTAGTCGATGCCGGCGCTGCCCAGACCGGTGGGTCCGTGCCCTTCAGGGTCAGCGGTTCGGTGGCCTCCGGGAGCGTGCTCCAGGCGCTGAACTCCTCGATGATCGCCGTCGCGATCGTCGGCATCGCTGCGCAGTTCGGTTCGTCGTCCGGGATCACCTGGGTGATCTCGGGTCTCTACATGGCAACCGCCGTTTGCGCCCCGATAGCTGGCAAGCTGGGTGCTCTGCTCGGTGCTCGGCGTGTCTATCTCGGCGGACTCGCGTTGGTGGTTGTCGGCTCGGTTGTCGGCTTGTTGGCGCCGACGATCGGCTGGCTGATCTTTGCCCGCGTACTTGTCGGAATCGGAACTGCCACCCAGTACCCCAATGCGATGACGATGATTCGAGACTACGCGGAGCGATATGCGGCGGAGCCTCGAAGTGCGATCACCATCCTTGCCGCCTGTAGCCAGGCGGTGTTGGCTCTGGGGCCGACCCTCGGCGGTCTGCTGGTAGGGGCGTTCGGATGGCATTCGATCATGTGGTTCAACCTTCCGATCGCCGCGCTGAGCGCGATTGCGGTCACGAATTTCGTGGGCGGCGGGTTCGTCAGAGGCGTAGCCGTGAGCGGTCGGCAACTGCTGCACTCGCTCGACGTGATCGGGGCGCTGCTCTCTGTCGTGCTGATCGCATCGATGATGCTGTTTCTGTTGTCGGTGACCACTGTCCCGCTCTGGTGGTTGATCCCGGTGTGGTTGGTGACCCTCGCCGCATTCATCGAGTGGGAACGGCGGGCCGAGGAGCCGTTCGTCGATGTTCGTGCGCTCGCCCGAAACCGTGCGCTCAGCGCGACGCTCGCTCGGGTGCTGTTCACCTACACGGCGTTCTACTGCATCTTCTTCGGCGTTCCACAGTGGTTGCAGTATTCGCGTGGAATGGGCGCCACCGAGGCGGGTCTGACAATGCTCCCCGTCGCCGGAGTGGGTTTTGCCTCCACGTTTCTCGCGTCGCGAATCTACGCACGTCACGGAGTGCGTACAACGCTCGCCGTCGGGACGTGCGCCATTCTCGTGGGTGGCCTGCTGCTGGCCTCGGTGGAGAGCAGTACGGCCCCGGTGATCGTGTTGCTCTTGGTGGCGGTTGTGCTGGGAGTTCCCAATGGGTTCAACAACATCGGCAATCAGAATCTGGTGAATTCGGTTACATCCGTCGAGGACGTGGGCACCGCGATCGGGACGTACCGCACCGTCCAGTATGTCGGCGCGAACCTCGCAGCCGCCGTGCTGGCTACCACCTCTGGGCACGTCATCGGTGACGACGGTTTGCACCGCACAGGCTGGTTCATTGCCGTCGTGGGAACGATTCTTCTGGCAGGTGTCTTGACCTCCCGAAATATCAGCGACCGGCAGCCGGCGGACGCCTGA
- a CDS encoding MarR family winged helix-turn-helix transcriptional regulator: MDEKVNQFREDVVLFSRRIRSQRAGHQLTPTQLQALSHLDREGPMSARALAGLEQVAPQSIARTVSILEDAGMLSRTVDPQDARASIVAITALGSQTLAVDRARRSEWLSAALDAECTDAERDLLYIAGRLLRRLAEIPESAAQRESVMKP, translated from the coding sequence ATGGACGAGAAGGTCAATCAATTCCGGGAAGACGTCGTTTTGTTCTCCAGGCGTATCCGGAGCCAGAGGGCGGGCCACCAACTCACGCCCACGCAGTTGCAGGCGCTCTCGCATCTCGACCGCGAAGGGCCGATGAGTGCTCGTGCATTGGCAGGGTTGGAGCAGGTTGCCCCCCAATCCATCGCCCGAACCGTCTCGATACTCGAAGACGCAGGGATGCTCTCGCGCACGGTAGACCCGCAAGATGCGCGTGCGAGCATCGTCGCGATCACCGCGCTCGGGTCGCAGACTCTGGCCGTTGACAGGGCGCGGCGAAGCGAATGGCTCTCTGCTGCGCTCGACGCCGAGTGCACTGACGCAGAGCGCGACCTCCTCTATATTGCGGGTCGGCTATTGCGCCGCCTCGCCGAGATCCCGGAGTCGGCAGCGCAACGCGAGTCAGTGATGAAGCCGTGA
- a CDS encoding MFS transporter produces the protein MSVIVTDTVSTRQNRSVPFRVSGSVATGSILQPLNSSMIAVAIVGIAAQFGSSSGITWVISGLYIATAVAAPMAGKLGALLGARRVYLGGLALVSLGSIVGILAPTVGWLIFSRIIVGIGTATQYPNAMTMIRGYSERYGAQPRTAITTLSVCSQSVVALGPALGGLLVGAFGWHSIMWVNLPIAALSAVMVTRFATVGSVRRVPASRRQLLRSLDLVGVLLFLVLISSTMLFLLSLTTGPAWWLLPVWALALAAFAQWERRADEPFIDVRALARNRALSATLARTLLTYAAFYCVYFGIPQWLQYSRGMSATQAGLTMLPVAGVGVLTTMLASRTYGRHGARRTLTVGTCSLLVGGVLLALVEDSTAPILVLLLVAGVLGIPNGFNNIGNQNLVSSVTSVEEVGTAIGMYRTVQYIGANLATAVLATTSGDIIGDDGLHRTGWFIAAVGFILLVGVLTSRSMGDRPRASVHPLEEKPGLSA, from the coding sequence GTGAGTGTCATCGTCACAGATACCGTCAGCACGCGGCAGAATCGGTCTGTTCCCTTCCGGGTCAGTGGTTCGGTCGCGACCGGAAGTATTCTGCAGCCGCTGAACTCGTCAATGATCGCTGTGGCGATCGTGGGAATCGCCGCGCAGTTCGGCTCTTCGTCCGGGATCACCTGGGTGATCTCCGGGCTATACATAGCGACTGCCGTCGCCGCCCCGATGGCGGGCAAACTGGGTGCCCTCCTCGGTGCGAGGCGCGTGTACCTCGGTGGGCTCGCTCTCGTATCACTCGGGTCGATCGTGGGCATCCTGGCGCCGACCGTAGGCTGGCTGATCTTCTCTCGCATAATTGTCGGAATCGGAACCGCCACTCAGTACCCCAATGCGATGACCATGATTCGGGGCTACTCCGAGCGGTACGGCGCGCAGCCACGAACCGCGATCACGACCCTCAGCGTGTGTAGTCAATCAGTCGTGGCCCTGGGCCCGGCGCTCGGTGGTTTGCTGGTAGGAGCCTTCGGTTGGCATTCGATCATGTGGGTCAACCTCCCGATCGCCGCGTTGAGTGCCGTCATGGTCACCCGATTCGCGACGGTCGGCTCTGTCCGACGGGTGCCCGCGAGTCGCAGGCAATTGCTGCGCTCGCTCGATCTGGTGGGGGTGCTGCTGTTCCTCGTACTGATCTCGTCGACGATGCTGTTCCTGTTGTCGCTCACCACCGGACCGGCCTGGTGGCTCCTCCCCGTCTGGGCACTCGCGCTCGCGGCGTTCGCCCAGTGGGAACGGAGAGCGGACGAGCCGTTCATCGACGTTCGGGCGCTCGCCCGGAACCGTGCACTGAGTGCGACACTCGCACGGACTCTTCTCACCTACGCCGCGTTCTACTGCGTCTACTTCGGCATACCTCAATGGCTGCAGTACTCGCGTGGAATGAGTGCCACGCAGGCGGGACTGACGATGTTGCCGGTCGCCGGGGTCGGTGTCCTCACGACGATGCTTGCCTCGCGTACGTACGGGCGTCACGGAGCACGCAGAACACTCACCGTGGGAACATGCTCTCTCCTCGTGGGAGGTGTGCTGCTGGCCTTGGTGGAAGACAGTACGGCTCCGATTCTCGTGCTCCTGCTCGTTGCCGGCGTATTGGGAATTCCCAATGGATTCAACAATATCGGCAATCAGAATCTGGTCAGCTCGGTGACGTCCGTCGAGGAGGTGGGCACCGCGATCGGGATGTATCGCACCGTACAGTACATCGGAGCCAACCTCGCTACCGCTGTGCTGGCAACCACCTCAGGCGACATCATCGGCGATGATGGTTTGCACCGTACGGGCTGGTTCATCGCCGCTGTGGGGTTCATTCTTCTGGTCGGTGTCCTCACTTCGCGCAGCATGGGTGATCGCCCACGGGCAAGCGTCCACCCGCTCGAGGAAAAGCCAGGCCTGTCTGCATAA
- a CDS encoding oxidoreductase produces MATWFITGCSTGLGRALAEAVLARGHNAVVTARDTTTLAELAATYPDKALTLPLDVTDPDQIVEAVRQARSRFGGIDVLVNNAGYGYRAAVEEGVDAEVERLFATNFFGAVGTIKAALPDMRARRSGAIVNISSIGARISPVGSGYYSATKAALEGMSGSLRKELHPFGISVTVVEPGSFRTDFAGRSLAQPAEAIADYSETVGKRRKENDTTHGTQPGDPAEAAQAIIAAVEDPNPPFMLLLGKDALARYFEVEEAQRADVEKWRELTIGTDFAVT; encoded by the coding sequence ATGGCGACATGGTTCATCACAGGTTGCTCGACCGGTCTCGGACGCGCCCTCGCCGAAGCGGTACTCGCTCGTGGACACAATGCGGTGGTCACCGCCCGTGACACCACGACACTGGCGGAACTGGCCGCGACCTATCCGGACAAAGCGCTCACACTTCCTCTCGACGTCACCGACCCGGATCAGATAGTCGAGGCTGTGCGGCAAGCGCGCAGCCGCTTCGGCGGTATCGACGTGCTCGTGAACAACGCGGGGTACGGGTATCGCGCCGCCGTCGAGGAAGGCGTGGACGCCGAGGTCGAGCGACTGTTCGCGACCAACTTCTTCGGCGCAGTCGGCACAATCAAGGCCGCGCTGCCCGACATGCGCGCCCGCCGATCCGGTGCGATCGTGAACATTTCCTCGATCGGCGCACGCATCTCGCCGGTTGGCTCCGGCTACTACTCCGCCACGAAGGCCGCACTGGAGGGAATGTCGGGATCACTGCGAAAAGAGCTACACCCATTCGGTATTTCGGTGACGGTGGTCGAGCCCGGTTCATTCCGCACCGACTTCGCGGGCCGCTCGCTGGCTCAGCCAGCCGAAGCCATCGCAGATTACTCCGAAACAGTGGGAAAGCGGCGAAAAGAGAACGACACCACGCACGGCACACAGCCCGGAGACCCCGCCGAGGCCGCGCAGGCGATTATCGCAGCGGTCGAGGACCCCAACCCGCCGTTCATGCTGTTGCTCGGCAAAGACGCCCTCGCCAGATACTTCGAGGTCGAGGAAGCACAACGGGCCGATGTCGAAAAATGGCGTGAGCTCACCATCGGAACAGATTTCGCGGTCACTTAG
- a CDS encoding nitric oxide synthase oxygenase, whose amino-acid sequence MEECSDFFHQPELAHLRDLRLEESLRSLAVTGRYQQTFEELEIGARLAWRNHARCVGRKHWRMLKLIDARHATTADEIAEACWEHLRVATNGGALRSVITVGPLPLPDGREYKIISPQLIRYAGYRNPDGTVTGDPAHVSITEAVTRMGWRGDGTPFDVLPLVISTPHEHVRWYDVPSELVLEVEITHPDYPWFADLGLRWHAVPAVSNMTLSVGGLNYPLAPFSGWYVNTEVGARNFSDENRYNMLPTIAEHLDLDMRSERTLWRDRALVELNRAVIHSYRRAGVIMVDHHTVARQFMSHVKHEESSGRKCPTDWSWINPPMSAALTPTFHRYYDPPDMDVRPNFVSRRRSSDPACPITGR is encoded by the coding sequence ATGGAGGAGTGTTCGGACTTCTTCCATCAGCCCGAGCTGGCCCACTTGCGCGATTTACGTCTCGAAGAGTCATTGCGGTCTCTGGCTGTGACCGGCCGATATCAGCAGACCTTCGAGGAACTCGAGATCGGGGCCAGGCTGGCGTGGCGAAATCACGCACGCTGTGTGGGCCGGAAGCATTGGCGCATGCTCAAACTCATTGACGCTCGCCACGCCACCACCGCGGACGAGATCGCGGAAGCATGCTGGGAACACTTGAGGGTCGCGACCAACGGCGGTGCACTGCGTTCGGTCATCACCGTCGGCCCCCTACCTCTGCCTGACGGTCGCGAGTACAAGATCATCAGCCCCCAGCTGATCCGGTACGCCGGCTACCGCAACCCGGACGGGACGGTGACCGGTGACCCTGCGCACGTGAGCATTACCGAAGCCGTCACCAGGATGGGATGGCGCGGCGATGGGACACCATTCGATGTGTTACCGCTGGTGATCAGCACTCCTCACGAGCACGTGCGCTGGTACGACGTCCCCTCGGAACTGGTCCTCGAAGTCGAGATCACACATCCCGACTACCCCTGGTTCGCCGATCTCGGTCTCAGATGGCACGCCGTCCCGGCCGTGTCGAACATGACGCTGTCGGTCGGCGGGCTGAACTACCCGCTCGCCCCTTTCAGCGGGTGGTATGTCAACACAGAGGTCGGAGCCCGCAACTTCAGCGACGAGAATCGGTACAACATGTTGCCTACCATTGCCGAGCACCTGGACCTGGACATGAGATCGGAGCGGACTCTGTGGCGCGACCGTGCGCTGGTCGAGCTGAACCGGGCTGTTATCCACAGCTACCGACGTGCGGGCGTCATCATGGTCGATCATCACACCGTCGCCAGACAGTTCATGAGCCATGTCAAGCACGAAGAATCGAGCGGACGGAAGTGCCCTACGGACTGGTCGTGGATCAACCCCCCGATGTCAGCGGCACTCACTCCCACATTCCACCGGTACTACGACCCACCAGACATGGACGTTCGCCCCAACTTCGTCTCACGCAGGAGAAGCAGCGACCCAGCGTGCCCGATCACCGGCCGGTGA
- a CDS encoding oxidoreductase — translation MKEFAAWIARETGEGIELSRESVDESFLPAGDVTIQVEYSSVNFKDALALTPKGGVVREYPLVPGIDLAGTVVASQSPEFSVGDKVLAHGYDIGTARHGGYAQYARVPADWVVRLDGMSTRTAAAIGTAGFTAAMSVEALQARGIKPGKAPVLVTGASGGVGTVAVDLLSAAGFEVVASSGKPEKAELLTRLGASRVIGRLPEPGTKPRPLGKAQWAGAVDCVGGATLAHVLSTIEYGGSVAASGLTGGSGLDTTVLPFILRGVSLIGIDSVQYSIHERRRLWGRLASDLAPARLESITHEVPIADVVSVIDQVRAGNYSGRAVVAV, via the coding sequence TTGAAGGAATTCGCCGCGTGGATCGCCCGCGAGACGGGGGAGGGAATCGAACTCTCCAGGGAGAGCGTCGACGAGTCGTTCCTACCAGCTGGCGATGTGACGATCCAGGTCGAGTACTCCAGTGTGAACTTCAAGGATGCTCTAGCGCTGACGCCGAAGGGTGGCGTGGTGCGCGAGTACCCACTGGTGCCCGGCATCGACCTCGCGGGCACTGTCGTAGCGTCGCAGTCGCCGGAGTTCTCGGTCGGTGACAAGGTTCTTGCCCACGGCTATGACATCGGCACTGCCCGCCACGGTGGGTACGCGCAGTACGCCCGCGTCCCTGCCGATTGGGTGGTTCGCCTCGACGGTATGTCGACTCGTACGGCTGCCGCGATCGGAACGGCGGGGTTCACGGCCGCGATGAGCGTGGAGGCATTGCAGGCCCGGGGAATAAAGCCCGGCAAGGCTCCGGTGCTCGTCACTGGCGCGAGCGGCGGTGTCGGCACCGTCGCCGTCGATTTGCTGTCAGCGGCGGGCTTCGAGGTGGTGGCGTCGAGCGGCAAGCCGGAGAAGGCGGAGCTGCTGACCCGGTTGGGAGCGAGCAGGGTGATCGGACGTCTGCCGGAACCCGGCACCAAGCCGCGTCCGCTCGGCAAAGCTCAATGGGCCGGCGCGGTGGATTGCGTCGGCGGCGCGACCCTTGCGCACGTGCTCAGCACCATCGAGTACGGCGGGTCGGTTGCGGCGAGCGGACTGACCGGTGGGTCGGGCTTGGACACCACGGTCCTTCCTTTCATCCTGCGCGGTGTCAGCCTGATCGGGATCGACTCGGTGCAGTATTCGATCCATGAACGTCGTCGGCTGTGGGGCCGCCTCGCGTCGGACCTCGCGCCCGCTCGACTCGAGTCGATCACTCACGAAGTGCCGATCGCCGACGTTGTGTCGGTGATCGACCAGGTACGCGCCGGAAACTACTCGGGCCGAGCGGTAGTCGCGGTGTAG